A genomic region of Nerophis lumbriciformis linkage group LG28, RoL_Nlum_v2.1, whole genome shotgun sequence contains the following coding sequences:
- the LOC133570718 gene encoding uncharacterized protein — MCERTIAEYKEELSRTKEERQLLDAVFKKPQVVLHRTEVQQPPHMKEEEDDPQPTHMKEEEGDPQPTHMKEEDDEPQPTHMKEEEGDPQPRHMKEEEDDPQPPHMKEEEGDPQPPHMKEEEEDPHMKEEEEGECPVGQEEDDVSKFPLTVVSVKTEEHEDKAPESSQLHHSPNVQRVSAGSHEEEWHTSVGQKELQAPSHIKEEQLHDEDEAQSLQLHHSQSEENRGAELVSQHITEADGEHCEDIKSEPDSIFAPLSDMDHMMSHSSDHSDHIQKPLESKNDSKGDTRHHTNNKHFDCSECGKSFRQKSHFTVHMRTHTGEKPFTCSVCKKSFSRKQIMTRHMRTHTGENPFSCSACAKRFNTKNEMILHMRTHLGEKPFTCSVCKKSFSKKCNMTTHMRTHTGEKPFACSACIKRFNTKKEIILHIRTHTGEKCFACSVCKKSFSIKRNMIRHKRTHTGEKPFTCSVCMKSFSNKHHMTTHMRTHTGEKPFSCTVCDKMFRFKYQVSRHKCVTVMEAAGI; from the exons aagtccagcagcccccccacatgaaagaggaagaggatgatccacagcccacccacatgaaagaggaagagggggatccacagcccacccacatgaaagaggaagatgaTGAGCCACAGCctacccacatgaaagaggaagagggagATCCACAGCCccgccacatgaaagaggaagaggatgatccacagcccccccacatgaaagaggaagagggggatccacagcccccccacatgaaagaggaagaggaggatccacacatgaaagaggaagaggagggagagtgtcctgtagggcaggaggaggatgatgtcagcaagtttccactgactgttgtctctgtgaagactgaagagcatgaagacaaagcacctgagtcctcacagcttcatcacagtccaa acgtccagcgggtgtcagcggggagtcatgaagaggagtggcacaccagtgtgggacagaaggagctacaggccccctcccacattaaagaggagcagcttcatgatgaagatgaagctcagtccttacagcttcatcacagtcaaagtgaggagaacagaggggcggagcttgtaagtcaacacatcacagaagctgatggagagcattgtgaagatatcaagtcagaaccagacagcatctttgctccactgtcagacatggaccacatgatgtcacactcttctgatcacagtgaccacatccaaaaacctttggagagtaaaaatgactctaaaggtgatacgagacatcacactaacaacaaacactttgactgctctgaatgtgggaaatcatttagacagaagagtcattttacagtacacatgagaacacatactggagagaaaccttttacttgctctgtttgtaagaagagtttctccagaaagcaaatcatgaccagacacatgagaacacacactggagagaaccctttttcttgctcagcttgtgctaaaagattcaacactaagaatgaaatgatattacacatgagaacacatcttggagagaaaccttttacttgctccgtttgtaagaagagtttctccaaaaagtgtaacatgaccacacacatgagaacacacactggagagaaaccttttgcttgctcagcttgcattaaaagattcaacactaagaaggaaatcATATTGCAcattagaacacacacaggtgagaaatgttttgcttgctctgtttgtaagaagagtttctccataaAGCGTAACATGATCAGACACAAGaggacacacactggagagaaaccctttacttgctctgtttgtatgaAGAGTTTCTCCAACAAGcatcacatgaccacacacatgagaacacacactggagagaaaccgtttagttgcactgtgtgtgataagatgttcaggtttaagtatcaggtcagtagacacaagtgtgtaacagtcatggaagctgcagggatttaa